The genomic DNA AACCATGCCCGTGGATATTTCCAACCAGACGGAGCAAGTGAGCTAAAAGACGTTACTTATTATAACCCAAGTGCAGCTAGCTCTGCTGGAGATATGATTTCTACTGCTGACGACTTAAACAAATTCTTCTCTTACTTGCTCGGTGGCAAATTACTGAAAGAACAGCAACTAAAACAAATGCTTACTACAGTTCCTACAGGAAAAGAAGGAATCGATGGATATGGTCTTGGAATCTATGAAACTAAGCTTCCAAGCGGTGTCTCGATATGGGGACACTCAGGTGGCATTCTAGGGTTTACAACTCTAGTTGGAGGTAAACTTGGAGGCAAGCATACGTTGGTCGTCAATTGGAATAGTTTGGGTAGAACTGGCAGTCCTAATCCTTTTAAAAATATTTTACTTGCTGAATTTAGCAAGTAGGAAAAAAGGAAAAATTTATCATAGTTTTCATAGTTGAAAATATACTTTTCTGGTTCAAAAGCCCCAACTTATTTTCAAGAAAAATTTGGGGCTTTTTTTGTTTTGGTAGCGTTTATTCTCCTTAAGTTGATGGATGTGTGGTGCTACCCCATCGCTATCAAGCTAAGAAAATATAACTCCCCCCAGAATGAAAATTTTATCCATTGTTGAATACTGATAAGATGGTTATGTTACCTGAAGACAATAGATTTATATCGCGAAATTTATATAAAAAAGATAAAATGGAAGAGTGTTTGAAATATTTGGATAAAAAAGGGGCGAGATACGGTGAGTATAATTGAAAAAAATTTAAAGTTAGATATTAATCGTATTGTATTTATTGGAAGAACATTTGAGGAATACATTAAAATGTTTGATTTATCTCCTGAAAATTTAGAGAATATGAAAGTTTTAGATTGTGCAGGCGGAGCATGTTCTTTTACTGCACATGCCAATAAATTAGGTATTGATTCTACGTCTTGTGATATTGCTTACTATCATGAGGTAGTTGACTTGGAACAAAAAGGATTAGAAGACATCGAACATACTATAGAGCATATGGAAAAAGCATCAGGAAACTATGTATGGGAGTATTTTTTGTCTATTGATGCATTAAAAGAAGAAAGAAGCCGTGCTTTAAAAGATTGTGTTCAGGATATGAGAGAAAATCCGCAACATTATCAGGCTGTTACTTTGCCTGTTTTACCATTTGAAAATAAACAATTTGATATGACAGTTTGTGCACATTTGCTGTTCATGTATTCTGATCGTTTAGATTATCAATTCCACTTAAATAGTTTAAAAGAGTTGATACGTGTAACAAAAGGTGAAATTCGTATTTTTCCTTTAACAGATTTATATGGAAAGAAATATGATCAATTATCTCAATTGATGAATGACTTAAAAGAACATGTTCGTTCGATTGAAGAAGTAAAAGTATCTTATGAATTTCAGAGGAATGCTAATCACATGTTAGTAATTAAGCTGAAGTAATAATGTAAAAAGAAATCTCTTTACATTTTCTTAGTTTTTTTACTACTATTAATGATGCGTTATATACACAATACTTGTATAAATAGGGTATATAGCCCTTTTTTAGTACTCTTTAATAAAAGGGGGAGAAAGAATGGTGAAAGCAGTTATTTTCGATTTAGATGGAACTTTGTTGGATAGAGATAGTTCTCTTAAACTTTTTATTAAAGATCAATACACGAGGTATATTAATGAACTAAAACATGTACCTGAAGAACAATATGTGAACCGATTTATTGAGTTAGATAATAAGGGATATGTTTGGAAAGACAAAGTATATGAACAGTTACTTCAAGAACATTCTATTACTAGTTTAACTTGGGAGCAATTATTAGAGGATTACATAAATAACTTTCAACATAACTGTATTCCTTTTTCTAACATGGAGTATGTATTACAAGAGCTTAAAAGTAGAGGGATTTTATTAGGCATGATTACAAATGGATTTACTGAATTCCAACTACTGAATATCCGCGCTCTAGGAATTGATAAGTACATGGATATCATTTTAGTGTCAGAACAAGAAGGGATAAAAAAACCTCAAGCTGAAATTTTTCTGAGAGCTTTAGCAAGACTAGGTGTTAGTCCGGAAGAAAGTGTGTACGTAGGAGATCATCCAAATAATGATGTAATAGGAGCTCGGGATGTGGGAATGAATGCAATATGGAAGAAAGATACGTTTTGGGGGAATCCGTTTACAGATGAGCATGTAATTGATGATTTAAAAGAGTTGCTGCCTATAGTTAATACATTCCAAAAGGCGTAATGGAATTCCGCTGACAAAGATTATGTAAATATATATAACAGAAGTAATGATTAAACGGTTATATAAAGCTAAGGTTTTGCACTATCCATAAAGCAAAAAAGACGTTATTCTTTCTGTAGAATTATAGGAAAGGATGGCGTTTTTTATGTCTGTTTCTGTTTCTGACGAATTACAATTATTTGCTCAAGAAATTCAAAGTGCCCTATCTCCAAATGCCTTACGGGATCTTGCTAGGGATGCTGGTTTTGTACAACGAGCCAGTAAGTACCAAGCAAAAGATTTAGTCGCTTTATGTGTATGGGTGAACCAAAATGTAGCTATGACTTCTTTAAATCAGTTATCTAGCTGTTTAGAAGCATCAACAGCAGTACTCATCAGCCCTGAGGGCTTGAATCAACGATTTAATAAAGCGGCTGTACAATTTTTACAACATCTATTAGCTGAATTAATAAACCAAAAACTGACCTTATCTATGCCGATTTCTTCTCCATATTCTTCTATTTTCAAGCGTATTCGTATTTTAGATTCAACTGCATTTCAACTTCCAGATATATTTGCATCAATTTATCCTGGTGCGGGAGGATGCAGCCATAAAGCGGGAGTAAAGATACAACTTGAGTATGATTTATTAAGTGGACAATTCCTTCATATTCATACAGGTCCAGGTAAACAACATGATCGAACCTACGGTTCCCTGTGTGTCCCAACTGTAACAGCGAATGATTTATGTATCCGAGATTTAGGTTACTTTCATTTGAAAGATCTTCAACATATACAAGATAAAAAGGCTTATTATATATCACGTATCAAGTCGAATACACGTGTTTATCAAAAAAATCCTAATCCTGATTATTTTCAAGATGGAAGAATTAAGAAAGGTACAGAGTATATACAAATAGATATGGAGACATTAATGAACTCCCTTCAACCAGGACAAACATGCGAAATATCCAACGCTTATGTAGGAATGACTGATAAAGTCTCTACTCGTGTGATTGTTCATCGACTAACAAAAGAACAACAACAAAAACGATTACAAGATCAAACTGTAAGAGAAAAAAAGAAAGGAATGAAGTATTCTGCTCGTAGTAAAAGGCTTAGTGGTATCAATGTATATATGACGAATACTCCTATAGATATTGTTCCTATGGGACAAGTACATGATTGGTATTCTTTACGTTGGCAAATCGAGATTTTATTTAAAACATGGAAATCATTCTTTCATATTCATCATTGTAAAAAGATAAAACGAGAACGATTGGAATGCCATTTGTATGGGCAACTGATTGCCATTTTACTTTGTTCTTCGACCATGTTTCAAATGCGGCAATTACTTCTTATGAAAAAGAAACGAGAACTGAGTGAATATAAGGCCCTATATATGATTAAAGATTACTTTTTTCTTCTTTTCCAATCGATACAAAAAGACACCCAAGAGCTATCAAAGGTGTTACTTCGCCTGTTCAATCTCCTACAACAAAATGGGCGAAAATCTCATCGATATGAGAAGAAAACAGTCTTTGATATATTAGGTGTCGTTTACAATTGTACTATGTCTGATAATCAAGCGGCTTAATTCAAAAAAGGAAACCCTTTAGGGTTTATTTCGTATGCAAATCTTTAAAATCCCTACGCATAGCCTTTAGAAAAAAGAAACAGCCTCTACTATAATTGATGTTGTATGAGCTTAACTTGATGGTGATGTGGTGCTACCCTATTCTATACGGTTACTCATTTTTATTGTGTTGTGTAACTCAAAAGAGAAAGTGCTATGAAGCTATTGATATCAAGGGCTGTAGCGTTTAGATTAGTTACAAAAAATATAAGATATGGGTAAGTGGCAGTATCAAGGTATCGAATGGTGTATATACATAAATATAAAATGCAAGGGGGAGGTAATTGTGATTCATGTTAAATGAAGAACTATTAGAAGTAATAATTAAATACAAAAGGAATACTGGAAGAAATCCTGATATGTTAAAGCTAAATCCAAATTATTTTAGAAATATTCTAGAAGAATTGAATTATCCACATTGGATTATTAAAAAGAAAATGACAGAAATGAAAAAAAGTATATTCGGAGTACCAGTGGAATTAACAGATGCAGTGGAAAAATTTGAGCTATGAAAACGTTGGCAGAGTCGTGACCGCTTTTTGGCAGGAAATGTGTCGGTTATTTTGGAATTAACGTGTTATATTTGTATTGTGGGAAGTGGCGGAAAACACAACTCACTATGTTGTTTTTAAAATTCTAAACGGTTCCGTAATGACGGCACATAAAATCCGAAACCAGCAGATGGTAGTGGTTGAATGATACCGTTATTAAGGAGAGCTTTTGCTCTTCTTCCAGTTACTTAATAATGTACAAACAAATTGATGCAGCAATATTGGGTGATTGGAAGAAGGGTAAAACTTCATTTACCGTAATTGAAATACAAATAGATAATTGATATCAGAGCATCCATAACGGGTGCTTTTTTCTTTGTTATATAGAAATTACACATTAAACGTATTTAAATACTGTTTTAGGTATAACATGAATCAAATGGTACAGATAACGGATATTTTTCTATTTAGATTAGATGTTAAATGTACCGTGAAACTCTTGGAAATACAATGCTGGAAAAATATAATGATATTGGTATATTACAGGAGAAGGCGCAATTGTAGGAGTAAAGGGGATATGCCCAGGTTGCATACCATATTGACCATATGAAGGATGGTGAATTAAATGTTGCCAAGTCGAAGCTGGAGCTACAACAATCCTCATCGGGAAAGGATTCATAATATAATCACTCCTAAAGTAGTATTCATGTAATAGGGTATGCGCTTACTGAATATGGATGTGCACAATCTAGGTCTATAAACATAATAATCAACGGACAGAAAATGGGGTTACTAATCTTATGATGTGTCCATTATGGGTGTTTTATTTTACTATGTAGATAGAACAAACATGTGTATAGCAATTATCGTAGGCGCTGCCGTGATCTGGGTGGCGCCTTGTTTGTTGTTAAGGAAAGATAAGGATTAACAAAACAAACTCAACTCAACCCATTTAATGGTAATTGATTAAAAATATAGTCTAATGTAACACATCATATATTTTGTTACATTAGATTTTAGAAGAGAAATGCTGTTATATCAACGTTTTTGTCTATTTGTAAAAATAAATACCATATTTTATGTAACATATTGTATAATAAAGATACGTATAATGTAACATAACGTATGGAGGGGTAAGGGATGAAGTTTGTGCAACCAATTCGAGATAAGAAAAAATTAGAAGAAGTGAAAGAGGTTTTACGTCGCCAATCTTATCGTGATTTGTTTTTATTTGAAATGGGAATCAATACAGGTCTAAGAATTAGTGACTTATTAAAGTTACATGTAAATGATGTGAAAGAAAGAACTCACATTGTAATTAAAGAGCAGAAGACCGGAAAAGAGAAACGTTTCATTATCAATACAGCGTTACGAGAAAAAATAAATGAGTATGTAAACGGAATGAAAGAAACAGATTGTTTATTTGCTTCTAAGAAGACGGGAAAACCTATCACAAGAATTCAAGCTTATCGAATAATGAACGCTGCTGCTGAAAAAGTAGGGCTTGATGAAATTGGAACGCATACTCTTAGAAAAACTTTTGGATACCATTATTACCAAAAGACAAAAGATGTAGTAATGCTACAAACAATCTTTAATCATTCTGCCCCATCAATCACATTGCGTTATATAGGAATCCAACAAGATGAGATTGATAAATCATTAGAAGATTTCAGTTTATAAATAAGAAACAACAAAAGTAGCGAATCCGCTGCTTTTTTATTTTGTAAAGAAAAAAGGAACCCCCAAAAGGATTCCTTTTCTTATTCCGATCTATCTTAAGCGCATATAAGATAACGTTATTTTACATCTTAATATTAGGAATTACAATAATTAATTTAGGGTTTACCGTGAGGTGGTGTAAATGGAAGAAGAAACTATAAACGTTCCTACATGCTCTGTTTGTAATGAACCCTGCATGTGGACATTAAAAATGCCATTAACTATTACTCATTTTGATAAAACATATATCCGTGAAGTAAATACGGATAAAGCTCATATATGCATTGAGTGTTTAGAGAAGGAAGTGCAAGCAATTGGATAAGGGGGCAGGTGTTATGTAATTATGGCCAGACAACGAAGTCCAGACCGTAACAAAGCGTATGAGATATTTAAAGAACATAATGGTAATATTACGAATCGTAAAATTGCTGAATTGTTGTCTACATCCGAACGAACTGTTAATGAAAAAACAGTAGGTGGATGGAAAACAAAAGATAAATGGATGCAGCAATTAAATGGAGTACTCCATAAAAATGAACGGAGTACTCCAAAGAAAGATACGGAGTACTCCAAAAAGAAACCAGGAGCACCCAAAGGTAATAAGAATGCTGTAAATAATCGTGGTGGAGCTAAAAAGGGTAATAAAAATGCTGCTGGTAATCCTGGGGGATCTGCTCCATTGCGTAATGGTAATGCTGCGACTCATGGTTTATATAGAAAGTATTTACCACAAGAATTATATGCTTTAAAAGCAGAGCTAGAGGAAGCCATTAACAATGATCCATTATCGATTTTATGGGAAAGTATAATGCTACAGCACGCTCAAATCATTCATGCTCAGCGTATTATGTTCGTTAATAATAAAGAAGACATGACAAAGGAGCTACGAAAGAAAAAGCTTAGTGAAAGCGGCTTTGAAGAAGAGTGGGAAATTCAATTTGCTTGGGATAAACAAGCAAGTTTCTTAAATGCTCAATCTAAGGCCCTTTCTACTTTGTCCGCTCTTATTAAAGATTTTGATAGGTTAGCTAATATAGATGATGAGCGACGCGCTAAACTTGAATTTATACAGGTTCAAATCGATAAGATTAAATCTACTACTAATAAGGATGATAATAATATTGAGCCAGTTGTCATTGTAGATAATATCAGTGGTGATTTAAATGTCTAAAAAGCAAATCGATGAAATACTTCCGCCAGCGTTTCATCAAGTTTGGTTAGCCCGTAAATGTGAATCTATATTAAAAATTGTTTGTAAGGGCGGTCGTGGTTCGGGTAAATCCACTGATATATCTATTTGTATTGTTATGGACCTTATTCAGTTTCCTATTACGGTTCTTTGTATAAGAAAAGTAAAAGATACAATAAGAGAGTCCTGCTATGAGCAAATAAAAGAAGCAATAGAAATCTTAGGTGTAGAGCATTTATTTCGTTTTAAAGAAAGTCCGATGGAAATCATTTATAAACCGCGTGGAAACAAAATGATATTCCGTGGTGCTGATGACCCTACAAAAATCAAATCTATTAAAATAGCGAAGTATCCAGTTGCTATTGCATGGTTTGAAGAATTGGCCGAATTTAAATTAGAAGAAGATGTTTCTACAATAGAGAAATCTATTTTGCGTAAAGAGTTACCGAATGGATTGCGGTATAAGATGTACTATTCATATAACCCGCCAAAGAGAAAACAGTCATGGGTTAACAAGAAGTTTGAAACGCAATTCAAACCGAAAAATACATTTGTACATCATAGTACATATCATGATAATCCTCATATTTCTAAACAGTTCGTGGAAGAAGCAGAAGAAACTAAAAGGCTTAAACCGCAGCAATATGAACATGAATATGAAGGGAAACCAACAGGCAGCGGTGTTGTTCCATTTAGTAATCTCACATTCAGACGTATTACAGATAAAGAAATTAAAACATTTGATAATATACGTCAAGGGATTGACTGGGGTTATGGGAATGATGCGCTGTCTTTTGGCCGTATGCATTATGATAAAACGCGCAGAAAGCTTTATATATTTGGCGAAATACATGGCGTTAAAATCAGTAACCGTTCCTTAGCTGAAAAGATTAAACAACTTGGTTGGGATGATGTCGAGATAATTGCGGATTCATCGGAACCAAAATCAATTGATGAAATGAAAAATGATCATGGTATTAAGAGAATCAAGGGAGCGGTTAAAGGCCCTGGCTCTGTTGAATACGGGGAAAAATGGTTAGACGATTTAGAAGAAATTATAATTGACCCCGAACGTTGTCCAAAAACTGCAGGTGAATTTGAAAATATTGATTATGAAGTTGATAAAGACGGTAATCCGAAAAATAGATTACAAGATAAAGATAATCATAGTATCGATATGACCCGTTACGCATGTGAGGACGATATGAGTAAACGTAAAGTAGTTATGGGTGGAAAGGTTAAAAGAGTGTAGTCGGACATTAATTGTTCGGCTATTTCTTTTGCTCTTTATTAATAGAAGAAAGGAGGACATACAAACGATATGAGCGATAAGAAAACAATTAAGAATGTAAAAGTATTTGGTATTAATAAAGCTGCAGATGATCCAAAGAATAAGGAAGACAACAGCAAACAAATGGCGGTTGACCCATTTGCACAAATATATGGTGATAAGGGATTAGTTAAACCTCCTTATGATATGGCGGTATTACTGGAAATAAAGGAAAGTAATCCTATTCATTCTGCTTGTATTAGCGCAAAAGTTGATGATATTGCAGGTGTCGGTTTCGATTTTGCACCTTTTGAAGAAGTAAAAGAAGCAAACCAGGACCAATATAAAAGGTTAAAAGAATTCATGCGGAATTGCAACCCAGAAATGACAAGTTCTGAAATCCTAAGGGCTGTATGGGACGATTATGAAACAGTTGGCTGGGGCATTATTGAAGCTGTTCGTAATAACAAAGGTGAACCATCGGAACTATATCACATTCCAGCTCAAACGGTTCGTGCTCATAAAGATAAAGTACGCTTTGCACAAATTGTAAATAATAAAGAACGATGGTTTAAAAAGTTCGGTTATCCAGATGATTATAACCTTGTTGATGGTCGCCCTTTAGGTGAGAAGGATATTGCAGAAAACGGAACAGAAAAGGCCGGAGAAGTAATTGTTATTCGTAAATTCGGTTCTCGTTCTTCTTATTATGGAATACCTAATTACGTTAGTTCTATCGGTTCAATAGTAGGCTCTCAAGCAGTAAGGGATTACAACATTAACTTTTTTACAGGTAAGACAATTCCTGATGCTTTGCTATTTCTTGAGGGAGTCGATGAAATAGATGAAGGAACGGAAAATGAATTAAAAGCGTTCTTCTCTGCAGAAACAAAGGGGGAACATCATAAGTTAGCCGTTGTTCCTGTACCGCCAGGAGCAAAAGCGAGATTAGAAAAAGTTAGCCCAGATGTCAAAGAAGGTAGTTTTCGTTTATATAAGCAGGATAGTGCAATGGAAATATGTGTGGCCCATCGTGTACCGCCCTATCGTATTGGTTGGGCTATGACAGGTTCATTAGGACAAACAACTGCTAAAGAAATGAACGAGATGTACAAGCGTTCTATTATTGAACCTGGACAAGAAATCTTAGAACATCGATTAAATAATCAGTTATTCCGTGTATTTGCTGAAATACTTGGTGGATTAGATTGGCATTTTAAACTGAACGAAATTGATACAGATGACCGTGAAGCTGATATGGAATATGCAGCTGATGGTTATGAGAAACGTATATTAACACGGAATGAATCTCGTAAAGTAGTAGGCTATGAACCTGTAGCAGGTGGCGATACGTTTTTTGATGGTGGTTCATCCGTTTCTACTGTAGAACCAATTGCAAAAGCTACAGATAATGAGCAAGATAACTTAATTGCTATTAATACATTTAGGGAAAAGCATGAAGAAGTAGAGAAAGTTATGCAAAAGAAGGTAGCGGATTTTTTTCCGAGCAGGGAAAACGGCTCTTAAACCTGCTTCCCGTAATTCGTATTAATAAAGCAGATGAAGAGATTGATCTTGTAATTACAGAAGCAGAAGTTGATGAATTTCTTGATAGTGTCGATTGGGATGAAGAAAGACAAATGTTTGTCGATGAAGTCACAGACACGCTGCAGGATGATGTAACAGAATTTGTACAAAGTACCATTGCATCAAACGGTTTAACCTGGATGGTATTAGATCCAATTGGTGATGTTGCTGCAAAATGGGTTGCTGCTTACGCTTTTGAATTAGCAAAGGGAATCCATGAAACTACTAAAGATAGATTAAGAGAAACAATGTTAAAGAATCTTAGTGAGGGAATGGGTGTCGATGCATTAAGTGTTTCTATTGCAGATGTAATGTCAGAAGCAAGCAACTACAGAGCAATGATGATTGCACGTACAGAAACAACATATGCAATGAATTACGGAAATTTAATTGCTTATAAGGGCGCAAATAGAAACAAGAAAACATGGCTTACAGGAAACGATGAACGTGTTTGTAAAGAGTGTGGTGGTTTACATGGGGAAACGGTAGATATTGATGATGTATTTAGTAATGGAAAGATGTGTCCGCCAGCTCATCCTCATTGTCGCTGCACTATGATTTCAGAAGAGTAATAAAATACACCTATTTAATTGGGGTTTCATCGTCAAAACGTATATGGCTTCAGATTGGCTGCTATGCGTTTTGACAGTGGAACCCCAATATTTATAGGGAAGGAGGTAAAACGATGGGATACGAACTAAAAAACGCCAATATCAGTTATGTTTCATTAGTTACAAAGGGCGCAAACGGTCGTCAATTTGCCATTATGAAAAGCGAATCTGCTAAACAACCAAATATATCAAAGCAAGTTCCAATCCTTAAAACAGAGGAAGAGAAGCAGCTTGTTACAGGTGTAGTATATGAACCGGATGTTGAAGATTCGCACGGGGATACAATGACCGCAGAGGAAATTGAAAAGGCTGCATATACCTTTATGGAAAATTACCAACACATTGATAAACAACACGATGAAATTGCTGGTAAAGGGACAGTTGTTGAAAACTGGATTGCTAAAAGCGATATGACAGTAGGCGAACAAGAAGTAAAAGCAGGAACATGGCTTATGACTGTTCGTGTTGATGATACAGACACCTGGGAAGAAATTA from Bacillus basilensis includes the following:
- a CDS encoding SAM-dependent methyltransferase, whose amino-acid sequence is MSIIEKNLKLDINRIVFIGRTFEEYIKMFDLSPENLENMKVLDCAGGACSFTAHANKLGIDSTSCDIAYYHEVVDLEQKGLEDIEHTIEHMEKASGNYVWEYFLSIDALKEERSRALKDCVQDMRENPQHYQAVTLPVLPFENKQFDMTVCAHLLFMYSDRLDYQFHLNSLKELIRVTKGEIRIFPLTDLYGKKYDQLSQLMNDLKEHVRSIEEVKVSYEFQRNANHMLVIKLK
- a CDS encoding HAD family hydrolase produces the protein MVKAVIFDLDGTLLDRDSSLKLFIKDQYTRYINELKHVPEEQYVNRFIELDNKGYVWKDKVYEQLLQEHSITSLTWEQLLEDYINNFQHNCIPFSNMEYVLQELKSRGILLGMITNGFTEFQLLNIRALGIDKYMDIILVSEQEGIKKPQAEIFLRALARLGVSPEESVYVGDHPNNDVIGARDVGMNAIWKKDTFWGNPFTDEHVIDDLKELLPIVNTFQKA
- a CDS encoding IS4 family transposase, producing the protein MSVSVSDELQLFAQEIQSALSPNALRDLARDAGFVQRASKYQAKDLVALCVWVNQNVAMTSLNQLSSCLEASTAVLISPEGLNQRFNKAAVQFLQHLLAELINQKLTLSMPISSPYSSIFKRIRILDSTAFQLPDIFASIYPGAGGCSHKAGVKIQLEYDLLSGQFLHIHTGPGKQHDRTYGSLCVPTVTANDLCIRDLGYFHLKDLQHIQDKKAYYISRIKSNTRVYQKNPNPDYFQDGRIKKGTEYIQIDMETLMNSLQPGQTCEISNAYVGMTDKVSTRVIVHRLTKEQQQKRLQDQTVREKKKGMKYSARSKRLSGINVYMTNTPIDIVPMGQVHDWYSLRWQIEILFKTWKSFFHIHHCKKIKRERLECHLYGQLIAILLCSSTMFQMRQLLLMKKKRELSEYKALYMIKDYFFLLFQSIQKDTQELSKVLLRLFNLLQQNGRKSHRYEKKTVFDILGVVYNCTMSDNQAA
- a CDS encoding site-specific integrase codes for the protein MKFVQPIRDKKKLEEVKEVLRRQSYRDLFLFEMGINTGLRISDLLKLHVNDVKERTHIVIKEQKTGKEKRFIINTALREKINEYVNGMKETDCLFASKKTGKPITRIQAYRIMNAAAEKVGLDEIGTHTLRKTFGYHYYQKTKDVVMLQTIFNHSAPSITLRYIGIQQDEIDKSLEDFSL
- the terS gene encoding phage terminase small subunit, which codes for MARQRSPDRNKAYEIFKEHNGNITNRKIAELLSTSERTVNEKTVGGWKTKDKWMQQLNGVLHKNERSTPKKDTEYSKKKPGAPKGNKNAVNNRGGAKKGNKNAAGNPGGSAPLRNGNAATHGLYRKYLPQELYALKAELEEAINNDPLSILWESIMLQHAQIIHAQRIMFVNNKEDMTKELRKKKLSESGFEEEWEIQFAWDKQASFLNAQSKALSTLSALIKDFDRLANIDDERRAKLEFIQVQIDKIKSTTNKDDNNIEPVVIVDNISGDLNV
- a CDS encoding PBSX family phage terminase large subunit, which encodes MSKKQIDEILPPAFHQVWLARKCESILKIVCKGGRGSGKSTDISICIVMDLIQFPITVLCIRKVKDTIRESCYEQIKEAIEILGVEHLFRFKESPMEIIYKPRGNKMIFRGADDPTKIKSIKIAKYPVAIAWFEELAEFKLEEDVSTIEKSILRKELPNGLRYKMYYSYNPPKRKQSWVNKKFETQFKPKNTFVHHSTYHDNPHISKQFVEEAEETKRLKPQQYEHEYEGKPTGSGVVPFSNLTFRRITDKEIKTFDNIRQGIDWGYGNDALSFGRMHYDKTRRKLYIFGEIHGVKISNRSLAEKIKQLGWDDVEIIADSSEPKSIDEMKNDHGIKRIKGAVKGPGSVEYGEKWLDDLEEIIIDPERCPKTAGEFENIDYEVDKDGNPKNRLQDKDNHSIDMTRYACEDDMSKRKVVMGGKVKRV
- a CDS encoding phage portal protein → MSDKKTIKNVKVFGINKAADDPKNKEDNSKQMAVDPFAQIYGDKGLVKPPYDMAVLLEIKESNPIHSACISAKVDDIAGVGFDFAPFEEVKEANQDQYKRLKEFMRNCNPEMTSSEILRAVWDDYETVGWGIIEAVRNNKGEPSELYHIPAQTVRAHKDKVRFAQIVNNKERWFKKFGYPDDYNLVDGRPLGEKDIAENGTEKAGEVIVIRKFGSRSSYYGIPNYVSSIGSIVGSQAVRDYNINFFTGKTIPDALLFLEGVDEIDEGTENELKAFFSAETKGEHHKLAVVPVPPGAKARLEKVSPDVKEGSFRLYKQDSAMEICVAHRVPPYRIGWAMTGSLGQTTAKEMNEMYKRSIIEPGQEILEHRLNNQLFRVFAEILGGLDWHFKLNEIDTDDREADMEYAADGYEKRILTRNESRKVVGYEPVAGGDTFFDGGSSVSTVEPIAKATDNEQDNLIAINTFREKHEEVEKVMQKKVADFFPSRENGS
- a CDS encoding phage minor head protein, with amino-acid sequence MFVDEVTDTLQDDVTEFVQSTIASNGLTWMVLDPIGDVAAKWVAAYAFELAKGIHETTKDRLRETMLKNLSEGMGVDALSVSIADVMSEASNYRAMMIARTETTYAMNYGNLIAYKGANRNKKTWLTGNDERVCKECGGLHGETVDIDDVFSNGKMCPPAHPHCRCTMISEE